One window from the genome of Syntrophobacterales bacterium encodes:
- a CDS encoding PaaI family thioesterase, which yields MPDLNQKHVETVLKIINQSPYFSHLSMAVKEMGAGYATVELDIGKKHLNPFYGLHGGVYASAIDTASYWAVYCELAEAAGFITVDLKVDYLAACNSGKLLVKGRSIKIGRTMCLAEATVFDQNDKQLAHGVSKLMVVQGLQTIKDAADLAGITDLPPKFL from the coding sequence AAACAGTCCTGAAGATCATCAATCAGAGCCCCTATTTCAGCCACTTATCCATGGCTGTAAAAGAGATGGGCGCAGGCTATGCGACAGTCGAGCTCGACATCGGGAAGAAGCATTTAAATCCGTTTTACGGCCTGCATGGCGGAGTCTATGCCTCGGCGATCGATACTGCCTCCTATTGGGCGGTGTATTGTGAGCTTGCTGAAGCTGCCGGCTTCATAACGGTTGATCTAAAGGTCGATTACCTTGCCGCATGCAATTCCGGCAAGCTGCTCGTCAAAGGGCGCAGCATCAAAATCGGCAGAACGATGTGTTTGGCAGAAGCGACCGTTTTCGATCAAAATGACAAGCAACTGGCCCATGGAGTTTCAAAATTGATGGTCGTTCAAGGCCTTCAAACAATTAAGGATGCTGCGGATCTGGCGGGGATAACGGACCTTCCTCCCAAATTTCTCTAA
- a CDS encoding PaaI family thioesterase, producing MDDIVIAAIEKQAAKEPFARKLGLRLIELAPGHAVVEMEPQADLANIFNMTHGGAIFSLIDEAFEVSCNAHGTVAVALSMNVAYHQAPDQKSRLRAESLEIHRSARTATYEIKVTDEHNALIASCTALAYRKKDRLPFLE from the coding sequence ATGGATGATATTGTTATTGCCGCAATCGAAAAACAGGCGGCAAAGGAGCCGTTTGCCCGCAAACTGGGGTTGCGGCTGATCGAACTTGCGCCCGGCCATGCCGTAGTCGAGATGGAACCGCAGGCGGATTTGGCCAATATTTTCAACATGACCCACGGCGGGGCCATTTTTTCGCTGATTGACGAGGCCTTCGAGGTTTCCTGCAACGCCCACGGGACGGTTGCGGTTGCGCTCAGCATGAATGTTGCCTATCATCAGGCCCCCGACCAGAAAAGCAGGTTGCGCGCTGAATCCCTTGAGATTCACCGTTCCGCCCGGACCGCCACCTATGAAATCAAGGTGACCGATGAACACAATGCCCTCATCGCCTCCTGCACCGCGCTTGCCTACAGAAAGAAGGACAGGCTGCCTTTTCTTGAATAA
- a CDS encoding 1-acyl-sn-glycerol-3-phosphate acyltransferase produces the protein MIDIEYLKRITVVSKPFAHKVIANLLLWPNYHLFANVDIRIENIERIPRDESVIFAMNHTDRFNYWPFQYRLLRDKGFPFTTVWVKGKYYKNELLAKGLDICHLIPVPSMGYLIEEYYRKCFNTRMDKGLYRTVKDIIEGKIAEFGPAESTALTAIQAMGENFAQFVHEQYDGIMEKVAELSRAALLEKKLSVIIFPEGTRSLKLAEGRTGVAQLALNTEKRIVPVACNNSDAVYTGSLPFARSGRITYRVGEPLSIHDKLEPYRIAEPFRLLSRESQRRYKAQFEGVTKIVMESIEVMLDDKYKQHPEAT, from the coding sequence ATGATCGACATTGAATACTTGAAGAGAATAACGGTCGTTTCCAAGCCGTTTGCCCACAAGGTGATAGCCAATCTGCTTTTGTGGCCCAATTACCACCTGTTTGCCAACGTCGATATCCGGATCGAAAACATTGAGCGGATTCCCCGCGATGAAAGCGTGATTTTCGCGATGAACCATACCGACCGCTTCAACTACTGGCCGTTTCAGTACAGGCTGTTGCGGGACAAGGGATTCCCCTTCACGACGGTCTGGGTGAAGGGTAAATACTATAAAAATGAGCTCCTTGCGAAGGGACTCGATATCTGTCACCTGATCCCGGTGCCGTCAATGGGGTATCTGATCGAGGAGTATTACCGCAAATGTTTCAACACCAGGATGGACAAGGGGCTCTACCGCACCGTCAAGGATATTATCGAGGGAAAGATCGCCGAGTTTGGTCCGGCGGAGAGCACCGCCCTCACTGCGATTCAGGCAATGGGAGAGAATTTCGCACAGTTCGTTCACGAGCAGTACGACGGCATCATGGAAAAGGTTGCGGAGTTGAGCCGGGCGGCGCTGCTGGAAAAGAAGCTGAGCGTAATCATCTTCCCCGAGGGCACCCGCTCGCTGAAGCTTGCCGAAGGGCGCACCGGCGTTGCCCAGCTTGCCCTGAATACCGAAAAGCGGATTGTCCCGGTTGCCTGCAACAATTCCGACGCGGTCTATACGGGGAGCCTGCCGTTTGCCAGAAGCGGCCGCATCACCTACCGGGTCGGGGAACCCCTGTCCATCCACGACAAGCTTGAGCCCTATCGGATTGCCGAACCATTCCGGCTGTTGTCCCGGGAGTCGCAGAGGCGCTACAAGGCGCAGTTCGAGGGGGTGACAAAAATCGTGATGGAGAGCATCGAGGTGATGCTTGACGACAAATACAAGCAGCACCCGGAGGCAACATAA
- the kdsB gene encoding 3-deoxy-manno-octulosonate cytidylyltransferase has translation MPKIVCVIPSRYQSSRFPGKPLADLCGKPMIQHVYERALHARDVSLAIVATDDERIFKAVEGFGGNAVMTSAALRSGTDRIAAAVENIGLADDDIVVNIQGDQPLFEPRQIGEVVAPLLADPSLPMSTLIYRIVRAEEIVHPNAVKVAFDHNGFALYFSRATIPFVRDQGKQAEYFKHHGIYAYRRDFLRIFAGLPDGTLENLESLEQLRVLEYGYRIKVIETIHDSVEVDTPEELARVGRIIRGEKQTGGNYDRH, from the coding sequence ATGCCGAAAATTGTCTGCGTAATCCCTTCGCGCTACCAGTCGAGCCGCTTTCCCGGAAAGCCGCTTGCCGATCTCTGTGGAAAGCCGATGATCCAGCATGTCTATGAGCGGGCGCTGCATGCCCGAGACGTCTCTTTGGCAATCGTCGCGACTGATGACGAGCGGATATTCAAGGCCGTCGAGGGATTTGGCGGAAATGCCGTGATGACCTCCGCTGCTCTCCGTTCGGGAACGGACCGGATCGCCGCGGCGGTGGAAAATATCGGGCTTGCCGATGACGATATCGTCGTCAACATCCAGGGCGATCAGCCCCTCTTCGAGCCGCGGCAGATAGGCGAAGTTGTTGCGCCGCTGCTCGCGGATCCCTCGCTTCCTATGTCCACGCTGATCTACCGGATCGTTCGCGCTGAGGAGATTGTCCATCCCAACGCTGTCAAGGTTGCCTTTGACCATAACGGTTTTGCCCTCTATTTTTCGCGCGCGACGATTCCCTTTGTCCGCGATCAGGGCAAGCAAGCCGAATACTTCAAGCACCACGGGATCTACGCCTACCGAAGGGATTTCCTGCGTATTTTCGCCGGCCTTCCCGATGGAACGCTGGAAAATCTGGAGTCGCTCGAACAGCTCCGGGTGCTTGAGTACGGCTATCGCATCAAGGTTATCGAAACGATTCACGATTCCGTCGAGGTTGATACCCCGGAGGAGCTGGCGCGCGTCGGACGGATTATCCGGGGCGAAAAACAGACAGGAGGCAATTATGATCGACATTGA
- the rfaD gene encoding ADP-glyceromanno-heptose 6-epimerase, translated as MVIVTGGAGFIGSVFVAKLNAEGRDDVVIVDDLGTTAKWENLVKRRYVDYLHKDQFLAMVKADCVPFAVDAVVHLGACSATTQRDAGYLMENNFHYTSLLADWALAKDVRFIYASSAATYGDGARGFSDSDAITPTLRPINMYGYSKHLFDLKILREKKAARMAGVKFFNVFGPNEYHKGEMTSVIFKAFHQIRATGRVKLFKSYKAEYPDGGQRRDFVYVKDCVDVLWWLLNHPDANGIFNLGTGTARSWNDLVGAVFAAMELPVAIDYIEMPEGLRGQYQYFTEAKMDKLRQEGCPARCGALEETAADYVQNHLLQGDPYL; from the coding sequence ATGGTCATTGTTACCGGAGGGGCCGGGTTTATCGGCAGCGTCTTTGTTGCCAAATTGAACGCCGAGGGAAGGGACGACGTCGTCATCGTCGATGATCTGGGGACGACGGCGAAATGGGAGAACCTCGTTAAACGGCGGTATGTAGATTACCTCCACAAGGACCAATTTCTGGCGATGGTGAAGGCGGATTGCGTCCCGTTTGCCGTGGATGCGGTGGTCCATCTCGGCGCCTGCTCGGCCACGACCCAGCGTGATGCCGGCTACCTGATGGAAAATAATTTTCATTATACTTCCCTTCTGGCCGACTGGGCGCTGGCGAAGGACGTCCGTTTTATCTACGCGAGTTCGGCGGCGACCTACGGCGATGGCGCGAGGGGCTTTTCCGACAGCGACGCAATCACCCCAACCCTCCGGCCGATCAACATGTACGGCTATTCGAAGCACCTCTTCGATCTGAAAATCCTGCGGGAGAAAAAAGCGGCGCGGATGGCCGGCGTAAAGTTCTTCAACGTCTTCGGCCCGAACGAGTACCACAAGGGCGAGATGACGAGCGTCATCTTCAAGGCTTTTCATCAGATCCGCGCCACCGGCCGGGTAAAACTCTTCAAATCGTACAAGGCGGAATATCCCGACGGCGGCCAGAGACGCGACTTTGTCTATGTCAAGGATTGCGTTGATGTTTTATGGTGGCTGCTGAACCACCCTGATGCAAACGGCATCTTCAATCTCGGGACCGGAACGGCGCGGAGCTGGAACGACCTGGTCGGGGCCGTCTTTGCGGCGATGGAACTGCCCGTGGCGATTGATTATATCGAAATGCCGGAGGGGCTGCGCGGGCAGTATCAGTATTTTACCGAGGCGAAGATGGATAAACTCCGGCAAGAGGGGTGCCCGGCGCGCTGCGGCGCGCTCGAGGAAACGGCGGCTGATTACGTCCAGAACCACCTCCTGCAGGGCGACCCCTATTTGTAA